GGTTGAAATTGTATTTGTTCCAGGCTTAATGACAGGACTGACAAGGCTCAAATCTGCTGAAAATCTGTGTTACCTCTGCTCAATAGTGTGTTGTACTAAACAATTCATATTCTATATTGTTGTTCGAATGGATTTGTAATATGGCTTTTCatttactgttttatttttaCATGGCAAGGGACCTACATGGGCTGCTTCATGCATGATGCCAATGAACGAGCCCTGGGGGGAACCATGCTGTATGATCTGCGCAAAATGACCAGCTCTTTGTGTCAAGACACCTGCTCAGAAAGGTAATGAGTCTAGAGGAACCATGGTGAGCTGCTGCTATTTGGTTAATTATTCTGTCTCAGTCACTGGGATGAATAGTTCCTGTGTTTCAATGGGGAGCCAGGTGGcaggatggtggtggtgtgtagtggAGGGCCAGATCTGTGTCAGAGATGCAGAATGAGATATAGTGGGTATTAGGGGGTATTAGGGGGTGTTAGTATTCATCATTCAAATTCATTACAAAACTGAATAAATCAatttatgacaaaacatttaacaGGGCCACAGGAAGTCTAGAAGCAGGAAATGATTGCCACCAAAACAAATATCCAATGCAAATATaatcagaccatgtggactgcTGGGAGGATATTCAGCCAGAATCATAAGCCTGTTTATGGTGGGGCTCAAAGCAAATGCTAAAAGGTCATTTTGGATATCTCCTCTCTTTCCaaagagagaggataaagagactTAAAGTAGGATGACTCATATAGCCCTTGGGATAAAGGACCCCCATCATCCACCCAGAACTATTACTGTGATCTTGTCAACAGTGAAAACTGTTACCAGCCAGCACCACAGATAAATTAACGCTGGGCTTCACTGCTGCCTGCCCTGATTGATTCAATTAAAATGTCTAGTATTTATTGACACGCTGGCCTGGGGTTATGCAATCTGGTGTCCTATGGAACAAGGTAGCCCAAGGCTAATGATAGCCTGTGATTAAAGATAGCCTTGTTCTAACGATAGCATGTGATTAGAGATAGCCCTGGGCTACTGATATCCTGTGATTAAAGATAGCCTGTGATTAAAGATAGCCTTGTTCTAAGGATAGCATGGGATTAAAGATAGCCTTGGGCTACTGATAGCCTGTGATTAAAGATAGCCCTGGGCTACTGATAGCCTGTGATTAAAGATAGCCCTGGGCTAATGATAGCCTGTGATTAAAGATAGCCCTGGGCTAATGATAGCCTGTGATTAAAGATAGCCCTGGGAAAATGATAGCCTGTGATTAAAGATAGCCTTGTTCTAAGGATAGCCTGTGTTTAAAGATAGCCTTGTTCTAAGGATAGCATGGGATTAAAGATAGCCCTGGGCTACTGATAGCCTGTGATTAAAGATAGCCCTGGGCTAATGATAGCCCTGGGGAAATGATAGCCTGTGATTAAAGATAGCCTTGTTCTAAGTGTAACTTTAGGTCATCCcttcgcccatacccgggcgcgaaccagggaccctctgcacacaccaccaacagtcacccatgaagcatcgttacccatcgctctacAAAAGCCGtgacccttgcagagcaaggggaactactacctcaaggtctcagagcaagtgacgtcaccgattgaaacgctatttagcgcgcaacgctaactaagctagccgtttcacatccgttacataaggATAGCATGGGATTAAAGATAGCCCTGTTCTAATGACAGCCTGTGACTAAAGATAGCCCTGGGCTAATGATGACCTGTGATTAAAGATAGCCCTGGGCTAAGGCACTGAGGTGAGCCAGTGGtttatgtctccctctctctgcagtggttACCGCTTCGCAGGTCTGGAGTACGGAGCAGAGTGTCACTGTGGTAACCGCATCAGCAGCCCGCAGGCCCAGGAGGAGGACTGTAGCCTGGgctgcagaggggagaggggggagaggggagcacCCTGTGGGGGCGTGGGGCGCCTCTCCATCTACAAGGTGGAGGAACAGCTCCCAGGACAGAGGAAATGTGAGTACACGGAACCTGGTATAGAGCACTGGCTGACTGAGCGGCTGTAATGTGCTTGACTAATCTCTGAACCCAGAAGCACTTCACATGTGTCCTGGCCAAAAGTGTCACGAGAGACCAGTGCTATACTAATGCATACACTATATGAGCCGTAGCCACTATGCAGTTTAGTCATTTCCCATCTAGGGTAAGTAAATAATAGGTCGATTTCTATGGGCAACATTTGATTTAAGCTTGGCAGTGTAAGACTAATATGTTTGCATTGATCAACATTGCAGCTCATAAAGAGAAAATACATGGAATATATTTAGTTATGTTTATATGCTGTGGCCTGATGTCTGCATACCTCTGTTCTACAGTCAGAAACGTCCGCTACAGTGGCTGCTTCAAGTTGCCCAAAAACATCACCATCGTCTTCCCTGTCTACACCCTCCAGTCAAACTCCACGTCACAGTCCTGCATCGAGACCTGCACAGATAAGGTTTGATTCTGTTCCCAGCAAGAAACCCTGAAAAccactgaagcatttatttaatcTTCACCACCAGCCCAGACCATAGTCTTCCTCACACAGACCCAGGGGTGAGGTATCATGGATCATGCGCTGTCTCTGCTCTCCTCAGATGGTAGATTAGAATGGCTCTGTGTGATGAATTTACTGGAACACCATTTGACTGTTTAAGGTTAAATGTCCCTCTAATGAGAAATAGATGTGCGCTGTAATCAGGCCTTCACACAGTCAGTAGGGTCCTCTGCTCTActttactctgctctgctctacacaCAATTGGCTGGGAGGTAATATTGAATTTGATTTAGCctattcactgtgtgtgtgtgtgtgtgtgtgtgtgtgtgtgtgtgtgtgtgtgtgtacacttttGTGCTTTGTGTGTTTTCACATTTGTGTAACTCCCAGTGTCAATAAACAAAGAGCACTGTCAGCCTCCATAGAAATTGTAACTCCATATAGTGTGGGGTGGTGGGGGCTATACTATGTTGAATAGAAAAACTAGGACAACTTGTGCAAAAAATATCTGAACTTGAGAAAAAAAAGGAATCAAAGGAAATAGGACAGGGGTGGTTCAGACATCTTATATAACCCACCCATCACGTTACCCAAGGGTGAAATCACATCCAATCCACCAGAGGGGGAATGAGTGCCCAGTCATATTCCTTGAACTGTAAATTACTGCTTGAAGTTATGCCTGTGATGTTTTTATTGATCCTGGTTCGGTATTGCAGGAGCTCCCACTGGCTGTGTTGAGGAACCCACACTGTTACTGTGCCTGGGCCTCATCTCTGTTTAGACTGAACCAACGTCTGCCACCAGACCAGCCATGTCTGGAGACCAACGGCACAGCACACACTGTTGCCTCCACATCCTGGGCGGACCCATACTACTACCAGGTCTACCAGACACCTGTGCTTGGTGAGAGTCTTGAATAACCTTCAGTTTCACTTATACTACAGTCCAAGATTTAAACCATAAAAATAATATACTGCCAAATATTCAGGCTTTATACTTTACTGTAATTTAATCTCTTAGCAACAGAATGCTTCAATACAGTAGCTCAAAGATAGATCAATGGCCTGTGTCTATGGCGATGTTCAACCCTGATGTTTCTGCCTCATTCAGACTCCAGGTGCAAAGAGAGGATGTTTCTACCTGAGAGGTCCACCTCCCTGGTGGCTCTCTCCAGCTTCCCCGGAGCTGGCAACACCTGGGTACGCCACCTGATTGAGCTCGTGACGGGCTACTACACTGGCAGCTTCTACTTTGATGGCACACTTTACAACAGAGGTGAGGCTGAACACAGCTCAGGTGTTGTGATGGATAATAATAACATATACCAGGAATGATTGATGTTTCTCTCCTGGAATATATCATTGTATCATTTTCAAGCACACGCTACCATTTTCTAAACCGTGGGCTCTCATAGAATTTCTCTAATGTATGTACTTGTACAGTACTTTCAAATATCTATGACAGTGATCTTCTTGTGTATCTGGGGTTTTCTACCAGGTTTCAAAGGGGAGAAGGACTACTGGAAGAGTGGGCGTAGCATCTGTGTGAAGACCCATGAGAGTGGGCAGAGAGAGATCCAGATGTTTGACTCTGCCATCCTGCTGATCCGGAACCCCTACCGTTCCCTCATGGCAGAGTTCAACAGGAAGTGTGCCGGACACCTTGGCTATGCCACAGACAAACAGTGGAGGAGCAAAGGTAACACAACAATCACAGCTCAGTGGTTTGGGAAATGGACTGGGGGTTATGTGCAAACTAAGGCATGCACAAACCATTAAGGCATGCAAAACACATAAACCAACACATAAACAGATTTTGGTCAACTATTGGTCAAAAGTCTGTTTCAAACAGATGTTCATAAATGTTGACAAATATTCAGCTGCCATATCGCTGCATAAACTGAATGGGAGATGTCAGCCATGTCCGTGCACAGCACACACTGATCAGATACCTCggtttcttctctcctctgtttacCTCAGAGTGGCCAGAGTTTGTTGACAGCTATGCCCCCTGGTGGGCGTCCCACGCTCTGAGCTGGCTACAATTTGGCCGTCGCCTGTTGGTGGTGCACTACGAGGACCTGCAGAGGGCGCTCTTTCCCCAACTCCgcctcctcacctccttcctcaACGCCACCATAACGGAGGAGAGGCTGATGTGTGCCCAGAGCAACCAGGACGGTCACTTCAAACGCTCTGGTAGGGCCCAGCGGCCCTCCTTCGACCCCTTTACAGCAGAGTTGAGGAGCACCATTGACTCCTACATCCACACAGTGGACCAGGCCCTGAGGGACAGGAACTACAGCGGCCTACCGCACGACTACATACCCAGGTGATCCTCCTCAGCTGATCCAAACTGGAGTCCAAAAGGACACGTCAACAAATAAAGGGGAGGGGGAAGGTGTCATCTCTGCCACCACTCCAAAGGTAGTAGTCCAGTCTAGTCATTAGCATGGTTGGGTGAAAGGTTTTTACATGTGTTGGAGAATTCTGTCAGCTACAGAACATTTTCAGAAGAGTGACTCAgagggaaagtgactgtatgaaCACACCAATGGATAATTGTTTGACACACTTGACATGTCCAACCCACTGTGAGTGGCTGCTGAGTGTGTAGTAACATGGAGTTAAACGCCAGTGTAAACTGTCAGTGTCACTGGGATGAAAACATGGCTGAACATTACAGCTCCTGCTGAAAGGTCTCAGTGCAAGAGCCAGACTCTCTCTATTGGAAGAAAAGGGAAACATCCCCCTTTTCACTGCAGGCGTTGGGAGTATGGAGCAAGTGCCTGTCTGCAAAAACAATTCAATCAAGCATTGTAGGCTCTGAGGCTTTTAGCTTTAAATGGAATCTTTAGGTTATTTCTATTTGTTTGGGATTTTTGTCATGTTTAATATCAGTTTTACTGGTAGAGGGCAGTTAAACAGAAAATGTGCCATTCAACAATGTCAATCGGATCGTTGTAATGGACTTATGCCAATTAAATCTCCATATGTTTAGCTCTATTGTCAGCTTTTTCATTACTGCTGGTGTTCGGTCATATACAGGCAATTCTACAAATGTATTCCTGGTGGTTTGTATGTTTGTAAGTGCGTTCCATCTCTTCTGAGAGACCTAAAGTGACATGACATTGTGAACAGGCCTTTTGCATCACGTTCTGTACCATATCTTGTTCAAATTGTGGATGTGAATCTTGGTCAAATAGGTTTCTAATGTTTATCAGGGAGAGTGTAGGCTACCTCGTGAGAATAGAATACTTACACTTGAATGCACTTTCCCACATTATCATTTTAATTGCATTCCTTATTGTTCAGTCTGTGACGGCAAACAACAAGTCAACACATTGGAAAGATAATGTCCAAATTGTCTGTTTATCTTAAAAAATGCCTAACAAAAAATGTGTCATATTAATAAATCTAAAAGCTGGATCCATGCACAGACAAACGACAGCAGTGGCATAGTGGTGGAACAAAACAAACACAGATTCATTAGAAAATAAATAAGGTGtgactctctctggttgtctgcCATTGAATTTCACACAAAGACAACATAACAAATAAAATCATTGGACCCTATAGTTTAAATGAGATGATTAACTATTTACATAGTGATGTGAGCCCTAAGCCACTGAGAAGAGCCACTCCCTATCAAAACCCTCAATAATACCATTAACCCATCTGTCAAAAGGCTGAGTCTGTAACTCATTGTCATTATTCATCGTCTCTTACCCTGGCACAAGGGTGACGACTATAGCGTAACTAGCTCATTGAAATATAGTCAATGCATTGCTCTCAatgttttttcaaatgtatttttcagAGGTGTAGTTTATTTGTTTCATCCAAAATAAACAAAAACTATTGGACTATAAAATCAAGTCAACAGTTAAGAGCACTGCCGACTAGAAAGTCAACGGTTTTGGATTAATGATACTCTAAAACTTTCAGAAAAGCATTTGAAGGAAAGTTGCTCAGGGTAAGTCTAATAAATTATGCATCTTTTGAAAAGAGCAAAGTATGAGAACCATTTCTCAGGGGGATGTTCATTAGAGGTGCAGAGTGAAGAACTGTAATGAATGATATCCAAACGGTCATTTCCTGATAAAACTCTGACGGCTCTTAATTGCTGCGTCCAGAGTGACAAGTGTGAAGTCGGCCCATCATGTTGATTGCCTTAGCTACTAGAACAGGTCTGTCAtatcactgttctctctctctctctctctctctctctctctcaatatgttCTCTCAGCAACACTTTATAGTGTGAATACTAGGGTTCAAACGAAAGCTGAAATAGTGAAGCAGAGGCATATGGGACCCCTGTGTGGTAGCCTGCCAAATAGTTTTTTTTGTACTGACAGCGTGTCTGTGTTGAATTGACGCACCAAACAGGCGACTCCATCTGCCAAATAACATGTGACAGTAAAACCCACAGAAACAGTCAGCATGGTGACAATGCTTCCCAATCCCTTTCTCCACAGCCAGAGAGAGCATTTCCTTCTGTTTCCCACATTGAGGATAAAGAAGTTCACATTTCATGGCAAATTGATGTTGTTTTATTCTGCTTCCTGACCTCTCTCCACGGCTTTTCACAATACATGCTTTTCCATTAAAGTGTTCAGTCTCACTCAGTATTAATTCTGATATCTTTACTTACACAGCTTGCTGGAGTTGCTAGTGAATATGGTGTACTAGTTGTATCAGTATGCACACTCCATTCATCATTAGTAACTCAGTGGGTCTACAGTACAGCATTTACATTCACTTCCACAATGCCCATTATTTCAGCACCAAGGTAGAAAAATCAGAAAACTGAGCTTGGGGGAACCTACTAAGTGTCAGCCCACTCAGCAAACAAAAAACGTTAGCAGCCAGTTGGTATCAATTCTAACTCAACCGTATCCGTTCACACACAGTAACTCAGACACGGCTAATTCTCATCATGTAGTCATACAACCCTCTTTTGGCTCAACAGGCCCTTTTTCAAATCATAAACATTCTCCTGGGTGAAATGCAGAGCAGCAAAGTTACAATAGGTTGGTTACAACTGTCCTGAGGCAAATGAGACACAGACTGTTGTGTTGTCTATGGATTGCCAATATTCCAGTGGAATCCCACCTTTGTCCTTTATcgtctatctcctctccctcttcctctccccagaAAGATAAATCAGTATGTTTGCAGCACAAAGATAACCCACAAATATGGACAAAATAATAAAACTGTCTAACGTGTTCTGAATCTTTGTTGCTTCAGAACACGTAAGACAGTTTTATTATTTAGTCTATATTTGTGGGTTATCTTTGTGCTGCAAACATACTGATTTATCTTtctgggaagagggagaggagatagacgATAAAGGACACACAGACTGAGTATCACCATCCAGATACAGTAGATTGTTGATCAACTACTTTCATGATAATAAATCTGGATGAGCAGCTTTCATTGAGAGAATACAGCACAGTGCATTCAAACAATCTTTCGCTATTCAAATGAAAACATTTGAAATTCTTACTTACTGCATAAGCAACTCATGCTGAAAGCAGGTTGACTGTATAGGACATTTGTCATCTTTGAATGGGGTGGGGGGCTGTCATTTTACAGTGCTTATCAAAAAGTGCAATCGTTGCTGCCATGGGGGCCCTGATGATGACAGGCTCAACATCTATTATGACTGTCATTAAATCACTCAAAGTTTAAATCTCAGGACAAGGTGTCCAATAACGCTTATATTACTCCCCACACATGTCataagaagagagagggaggattgaTCAATAATCACAACCTCATCACCAACATTTGGGCTCCGTTCAACTCTTTGTTCTGGACCTGACACTATGCAAAAGAACCGGTCAATACCACGGTAACAGAATGATGTTGAGAttcagatttttcactttaaaaatgtatgtcaaacaaacACCAATGATTGCAAATTCAAACAAACCATAGAACTATGTACAAGGAAGAACTACTGTTAACAAATtctactgaacactacaaaaacacGTTTACTTGAAGAGCAGTGGAGATGCAAAGTTTGGCAACAGAATGACAAACAGAATGCTGTTTTtgccgtcattctgttaccaaactttgcatctgaaATGTTCTTCAGGTAAATGTGCTTTTGTAAAACgttcagtggaaattgttaaaagtcgtccttgtgcatagagttgtatggtttgtttaacttttcAATCAGCGTTTTTTGGTTTGACAGACCTTTTAAAGTGAAAAATAGGTGTCTCAGCATCATTCTGTTATGTTGCAATTGCCCAACCCAAACATATTTCACTGTTAATGAGGTATAAGTACAAGTCACACTAGTCTAAGAACATTCAAGCCAGATCTCTATGGGTAAGAAACAATTATTTTCCTGATATGAACAAAAACTGAAATCCCAATGATGACAACAGAACCAGGCAGAAGTAAGAGAATCCTTTTTTCCTCAGAGGTGAGCTTCACTGAAAGCCTCTATTCACACCTGTCACAGTTGTTATTACTCCTAGAAATGTATATTGCCACCATGCTTTTCCTTGCCTTTAGTACCTCCGCTAAATTGACTTCATCTGCTAATGGCGCATGAGTGAACGAATGTTCCCGTTTTACTGCCCACGTCTGGAAAAGATAAACCAGAGGTGAGGTTTTTCTGTGACCTATGAAAACGAGTGAGTTATGAGAGCATTCAAATCAAAGTTAGAATTACACCTGCCTTCTAATAGTCATTTTACATTAACATCACCATAGAATCAAAACAGAATTTTTATCTACTCCACCATCTCCAGCCATTAACGACAGCCAGAGTGCTTCCTGTAAGATATTCAGACTTTGTGTTCTCTCAAAGCTGTATATTAATCCTTCTGAATTATAGCCTCTCTTTATTCAAGCCCCTTTATGTAGAAAGGAAAAGTTAACAGATGAAGGCCCTGTGCTAAAATGAGCTGTGCCGAAACATGTTGCCGTTTTGATTGAATGTCTGCATTTAAACATTTTTCTTTAGAAATGTCAAGATAAAAGGCTCTTCAAACTCAAACTTGCTGCCTTCTAGTTTGCCTTTAATTTTTTAACATCCTGATGAACACCCCGAATCTACTGAATATTTTTTACAAAGTGGTTGGTAGATTTTTATATGCACAGTTATAGTTTCCTTGGAAAAGGTTACTTTTTGTCACGTTTTAACAAAGTGCATGAAAGAAAGAGTAAAGAGTTGAATCCTAACTAATAGTGACCTTGACCTTTCCAGAACACATTGGCAACCATTCTGTTTAGTCACCACATTCTGTGGCTATGAAAAGGTGTTTCATTCGATTGAACCAGCCAATCATTCCATTACATTGACAACCATGAAAAGGTCCTAGCCAGAGGGGAAAACCAGTGGCGCCGTGGACTACAGTGGAAAGCAAGAGGATATCAGACATCCTAACTGGAATAGAATGCACTGACTGTTAATTACTTCATTTAGATTCTCATCTCAATAGACAGATGGATGACAACAAAATGTATCACTTTTACAACAAAATAAAATGAGCATGGCATTTGTAAACCATAGCGATGGAAACTACAATTCCCATTCAaatcccttttccctaatgcttTATTGGCCATGAAAAAGTATAAGCGGCCAGAAAACATGAGAATAGGCAATCAAGCTTGACGAGTACAACTAGATAGTGGAGTGGATGAcatccatcccagacagagtaatTGTGTGTGCTGAACCCAGTAGACCTTTTTTCCCCTCTGTGTGCACTGTGAGGCATCTGAGATGTTTCATCTAAATTAACTGAGACTGGCTCTGTAGCCTACCAGGGAAAGTAACAGAACATTTTGGCTCAAACACAATGGGCCTCTGCTCTCCAGAATGGATCCTCAGTCTCTTTATTAGGGGATGTACTTGGCTGATGGAACAGGCTGTCTGACCCATCACACCTACTGTATATGGTTtacggtgcatttggaaagtattcagaccccttcactttttccacattttgttacgttacaattttatattaaaatgtattaaatgacaTTTTTCATCATCGATCttcacacaatacctca
The Oncorhynchus keta strain PuntledgeMale-10-30-2019 chromosome 11, Oket_V2, whole genome shotgun sequence genome window above contains:
- the LOC118390109 gene encoding WSC domain-containing protein 1-like; amino-acid sequence: MATALYRLRCFLRRAQMLLLFLGIAYLMAGSILLLQRSSLTLKTAQPPGDASLPSLMALPAPPTAVRASPGLGLRARSRWAATQGVLGGGGGIKTGRHWPTSRHLGVQHLHHRWFHGLMPDTQEQRGPLQRNKRHKGTYMGCFMHDANERALGGTMLYDLRKMTSSLCQDTCSESGYRFAGLEYGAECHCGNRISSPQAQEEDCSLGCRGERGERGAPCGGVGRLSIYKVEEQLPGQRKFRNVRYSGCFKLPKNITIVFPVYTLQSNSTSQSCIETCTDKELPLAVLRNPHCYCAWASSLFRLNQRLPPDQPCLETNGTAHTVASTSWADPYYYQVYQTPVLDSRCKERMFLPERSTSLVALSSFPGAGNTWVRHLIELVTGYYTGSFYFDGTLYNRGFKGEKDYWKSGRSICVKTHESGQREIQMFDSAILLIRNPYRSLMAEFNRKCAGHLGYATDKQWRSKEWPEFVDSYAPWWASHALSWLQFGRRLLVVHYEDLQRALFPQLRLLTSFLNATITEERLMCAQSNQDGHFKRSGRAQRPSFDPFTAELRSTIDSYIHTVDQALRDRNYSGLPHDYIPR